The DNA sequence ATCGATGCCCGTCGCCCACGGATCCGCTCCTCCGGATTTCGCAGGCTTGTTTGTATCATTTGTCTTTTTTTGGAATGCCGCAACCGCTACCGCCCGCCGGACGACAAAATTTTTCCACGCGGGTTGTATCTCGGGGAACTGAGCCTTCATGTCCCGTTCAGGAACGATATCATTATCTTGCACGCGGAAGAAAGCGCCGCCGCCCCAGTGGACATTCATGGGTGGCCGCGTATTTTCCGGTTTGCAAGTTCAGGTGGAGCGGGATGAGCCCGGCTCCGCCATCATCCAAGAGACGGGCTGAGCGGACGCTCAGATCCGTCGAGATCGGAGAGGACAAAATGAAGAAAGCCATCGCACTTGTGCTGGTCGCCCTGTCGGTCGCAAGCTGCACCCAGACGGAAAAAGGTGCTGGCATCGGTGCCGTTTCCGGCGCGATCATTGGCGGCGCGGTCACCGGCGACGTCCGTGGCGCAGCGGTCGGCGCAGCCATCGGCGGCGTTTCCGGCGCAGTCATCGGCAACGTCACCGAGCAGCCTGGCCAGTGCTACTACCGCGACCGCTACGGCCGCCGCTACATCGACTCCTGCCCGCGCTAAGGCGTAGCGAAGTCGATCGCCCTTCGGCGTAGCGCGAGCTCTCCGCAGGAACCATTTACCCCCTCATGGCGCAAAGCCTGAGGGGGT is a window from the Ensifer adhaerens genome containing:
- a CDS encoding glycine zipper domain-containing protein, which codes for MKKAIALVLVALSVASCTQTEKGAGIGAVSGAIIGGAVTGDVRGAAVGAAIGGVSGAVIGNVTEQPGQCYYRDRYGRRYIDSCPR